A DNA window from bacterium contains the following coding sequences:
- a CDS encoding glycoside hydrolase, whose amino-acid sequence MCHRLLTFGVLLVSCLPLARAQTEAQAMPYHWELVTMTAPFAPRDGAGALTLDGKMWLLGGWNPGDKVNFPRICNSEVWSSPDGLHWTEVNEQAPWEGRHTAGWVVHQGKLWVVGGDCNQHHYQNDVWNSSDGVTWTRVCDNVPWGSRALQFAYSFRGKIWVMGGQTMPAFAPGPPETFYNDVWCSEDGANWTLVLEHAPWSPRGMSSGQVIFEDRMWILGGGTYDTPTTPTRQFYNDVWSTPDGVTWTCHTEHAPFPPRQYHEVAAWDGKMWVMEGYHKDGGNRKDVWYSGDGVTWTELPNTPWKPRHAASLFAFDDALWMVVGNNMQPDVWKLVRGE is encoded by the coding sequence ATGTGCCACCGCCTGCTGACGTTCGGTGTGTTGCTGGTATCCTGCCTGCCCCTCGCCCGGGCGCAAACGGAGGCCCAGGCCATGCCCTACCATTGGGAGTTGGTCACAATGACAGCCCCCTTCGCCCCGCGCGACGGGGCCGGGGCCCTGACGCTGGACGGCAAGATGTGGCTGCTCGGGGGCTGGAACCCGGGGGACAAGGTCAACTTCCCACGGATCTGCAACAGTGAAGTGTGGTCCTCGCCCGATGGCCTGCATTGGACCGAAGTGAATGAGCAGGCCCCATGGGAGGGACGGCACACCGCCGGGTGGGTCGTGCACCAGGGGAAGCTGTGGGTCGTGGGCGGGGACTGCAACCAGCACCACTACCAGAACGACGTCTGGAACAGCAGCGACGGCGTAACCTGGACGAGGGTGTGCGACAACGTGCCCTGGGGCAGCCGGGCGCTGCAGTTCGCGTACTCGTTTCGCGGGAAGATCTGGGTGATGGGCGGGCAGACCATGCCGGCCTTCGCCCCGGGCCCGCCCGAGACGTTCTACAACGACGTGTGGTGCTCGGAGGACGGCGCCAACTGGACGCTGGTGCTGGAGCACGCTCCGTGGAGCCCGCGCGGCATGAGCTCGGGCCAGGTCATCTTCGAAGACCGCATGTGGATCCTGGGCGGCGGGACCTACGACACGCCGACGACACCGACGCGACAGTTCTACAACGATGTCTGGAGCACACCCGACGGCGTCACCTGGACCTGCCACACCGAGCACGCCCCCTTCCCGCCGCGCCAGTACCACGAGGTCGCGGCGTGGGATGGCAAGATGTGGGTGATGGAGGGCTACCACAAGGACGGCGGCAACCGCAAGGACGTGTGGTACTCCGGCGACGGGGTGACCTGGACGGAGTTGCCGAACACCCCCTGGAAACCCCGCCACGCCGCCAGCCTGTTCGCATTCGACGACGCGCTGTGGATGGTGGTGGGGAACAACATGCAGCCGGATGTGTGGAAGCTGGTGCGGGGGGAGTAA
- a CDS encoding DUF1559 domain-containing protein gives MRTQRGFTLIELLVVIAIIAILAAILFPVFAKAREKARQTSCLNNCKQLGIAAMAYVQDYDEKYPLYYLGKWADPAINPLGYDSADGLNYHWWDAPMVPYIKNMQIWRCPSTSSPISYGNDYGWNHNVFGGGGKSMGSIQNPAGLMFLTDKGSGGGPYVMSGGYYMCSDRHNGGANVVFADGHAKWCKTTQGVITGLPPNAGYGVYPYNQFPAGTNYVTPSDPADICFEP, from the coding sequence ATGCGCACGCAACGCGGCTTTACGCTCATCGAGCTGTTAGTTGTGATCGCGATCATCGCCATTCTGGCGGCGATCCTGTTCCCGGTTTTCGCCAAGGCCCGCGAGAAAGCCCGGCAGACGTCGTGTCTGAACAACTGTAAGCAGCTGGGCATCGCCGCCATGGCCTACGTCCAGGACTACGACGAGAAGTACCCCCTCTACTACCTCGGTAAGTGGGCCGACCCGGCCATCAACCCCCTCGGGTACGACTCGGCCGACGGCCTGAACTACCACTGGTGGGACGCCCCGATGGTTCCCTACATCAAGAACATGCAGATCTGGCGCTGCCCGAGCACTAGCAGCCCCATCTCCTACGGCAATGACTACGGCTGGAACCACAACGTCTTCGGCGGGGGCGGCAAGTCCATGGGCTCGATCCAGAACCCGGCAGGGCTGATGTTCCTGACGGACAAGGGCAGCGGCGGCGGGCCGTACGTCATGTCCGGGGGCTACTACATGTGCAGTGACCGACACAATGGGGGCGCCAATGTGGTGTTTGCCGACGGACATGCCAAGTGGTGCAAGACCACCCAGGGCGTGATCACGGGGCTGCCGCCGAACGCCGGGTACGGCGTATACCCCTACAACCAGTTCCCGGCGGGCACGAACTACGTCACCCCCTCGGACCCCGCTGACATCTGTTTCGAGCCGTGA
- a CDS encoding DUF1559 domain-containing protein has product MPTRRGFTLIELLVVIAIIAILAAILFPVFAKAREKARQTSCLSNLKQLALGMLQYAQDYDETFPRRSGVGFYDASLGTFNYHTTLNVHWHGWGTCILPYVKNTQIYKCPSNTFDNCGLNYGVPDAALNSSGTMVSYFSNNAIKLGQLQRPSESLMITESGGGGGDCYVLSWQYYCCAAPHNGGANMALMDGHAKWARFGWGPIPGWTAPDAGYPQYHPPLENISNVW; this is encoded by the coding sequence ATGCCTACACGTCGTGGCTTCACGCTCATTGAACTGCTGGTCGTCATTGCGATCATCGCCATCCTGGCGGCGATCCTCTTCCCCGTTTTCGCCAAAGCCCGTGAGAAGGCAAGGCAGACGTCGTGTCTGAGCAACCTGAAGCAACTCGCGCTCGGGATGCTGCAGTATGCCCAGGACTACGACGAGACGTTCCCCCGCCGCAGCGGCGTCGGCTTCTACGACGCGTCGCTGGGCACGTTCAACTACCACACCACGCTCAATGTGCACTGGCACGGTTGGGGTACCTGCATCCTGCCGTACGTCAAGAACACGCAGATCTACAAGTGCCCTAGCAACACCTTCGACAACTGCGGCCTCAACTACGGCGTGCCGGACGCCGCGCTGAACTCCTCGGGCACCATGGTAAGCTACTTCAGCAACAACGCCATCAAGCTCGGTCAGCTACAGCGCCCGTCCGAGAGCCTGATGATCACCGAGTCCGGCGGCGGCGGCGGTGACTGCTACGTGCTGTCGTGGCAGTACTACTGCTGCGCCGCGCCACACAACGGGGGCGCCAACATGGCGCTCATGGACGGCCACGCCAAGTGGGCACGGTTTGGCTGGGGCCCAATCCCCGGATGGACCGCGCCGGACGCCGGCTATCCACAGTACCACCCCCCGCTGGAGAACATCTCGAACGTCTGGTAG
- a CDS encoding DegT/DnrJ/EryC1/StrS family aminotransferase gives MANLAINGGPKTIDRPLGRPWPEFGTAEREALNAVLESRIWWRGGYKQPEDSWVGKFENFFARFQDCDYGVSCTNGTQAIELALKAIGIKPGDEVICPASTFVATATAVILVNAIPIIVDIEPDYYQIDPAAIEAAITPRTVGIIPVHYGGYPADMDRINAIAAQHGLFVIEDCAHAHGSQWKGKGCGSLGNMGSFSLQMGKTLTSGEGGIVTTNDADLAGKAFAYHHIGRFPGRPFYEHHLVASNLRMTEWQGAIAYTQAQRLLEQTFRRESNAKYFEAGLREIDGVAPMERRPEVTRWGFYFYHFKFQSAQFGGITKARFQEALAAEGLGTGSGHLHPIQKNPLFTNRHFGPVCWPSGVDAPDYEQLATPVAERILAEEGISMGHSMFLGGKDDMDLMLAAIRKVRENVGELG, from the coding sequence ATGGCAAACCTGGCAATCAATGGCGGACCCAAGACGATAGATCGGCCGCTCGGCCGGCCCTGGCCCGAGTTCGGCACGGCCGAGCGCGAGGCGCTCAATGCCGTGCTGGAGTCGCGTATCTGGTGGCGCGGCGGCTACAAGCAGCCCGAGGACTCCTGGGTCGGCAAGTTCGAGAACTTCTTCGCTCGGTTCCAGGACTGCGACTATGGCGTGTCCTGCACCAATGGCACCCAGGCCATCGAACTGGCCCTCAAGGCCATCGGCATCAAGCCTGGCGATGAGGTCATCTGTCCGGCCAGCACGTTCGTCGCCACCGCCACCGCGGTCATTCTCGTCAACGCCATCCCCATCATCGTGGACATCGAGCCGGACTACTACCAGATTGACCCCGCGGCCATCGAGGCAGCCATCACCCCGCGCACCGTCGGGATCATCCCGGTCCACTACGGCGGCTACCCGGCGGACATGGACCGCATCAACGCCATCGCGGCCCAGCACGGCCTGTTCGTGATCGAGGACTGTGCCCACGCCCACGGCTCACAGTGGAAGGGCAAGGGCTGCGGCTCGCTGGGCAACATGGGCAGCTTCTCGCTGCAGATGGGCAAGACGCTCACGAGCGGCGAGGGCGGGATCGTCACCACCAACGACGCCGACCTGGCGGGCAAGGCCTTCGCGTACCACCACATCGGCCGCTTCCCCGGCCGCCCGTTCTACGAGCACCACCTCGTGGCCAGCAACCTGCGCATGACCGAGTGGCAGGGCGCCATCGCCTACACCCAGGCCCAGCGTCTGCTGGAGCAGACCTTCCGGCGCGAGAGCAACGCGAAGTACTTCGAGGCCGGGCTACGCGAGATTGACGGCGTCGCCCCGATGGAGCGCCGCCCGGAGGTTACGCGCTGGGGCTTCTACTTCTACCACTTCAAGTTCCAGTCGGCGCAGTTCGGTGGGATCACCAAGGCGCGCTTCCAGGAGGCCCTGGCGGCCGAGGGCCTGGGCACCGGCTCAGGCCACCTGCACCCGATCCAGAAGAACCCGCTGTTCACGAACCGCCACTTCGGCCCGGTCTGCTGGCCGTCGGGTGTGGACGCCCCGGACTATGAGCAGCTCGCCACGCCGGTCGCCGAGCGCATCCTGGCCGAAGAGGGCATTAGCATGGGCCATTCCATGTTCCTGGGCGGCAAGGACGACATGGACCTGATGCTGGCGGCGATCCGGAAGGTACGGGAGAATGTGGGGGAGTTGGGGTAG
- a CDS encoding DUF2442 domain-containing protein has translation MSTSAVEATPAVAVRVWFADDMLHVLLADGRVVAAPTEWYPRLRDATDEQRSNWRLIGRGVGIHWEDVDEDISVAGLLRH, from the coding sequence ATGAGTACTTCGGCAGTTGAGGCCACACCCGCAGTGGCCGTGCGAGTCTGGTTTGCGGATGACATGCTCCATGTCCTGCTCGCTGATGGCCGCGTCGTGGCCGCACCGACTGAGTGGTACCCGCGTCTGCGCGACGCCACCGACGAGCAGCGCAGCAACTGGCGGCTCATCGGGCGCGGCGTCGGCATTCACTGGGAAGACGTGGACGAGGACATATCTGTGGCCGGACTCCTGCGCCACTAG
- a CDS encoding alpha/beta fold hydrolase has protein sequence MRGTTALGMALLAIAVGLMLGGCGGGGGSTGGDDDDDDGDGWTQPATGPGSAVYDHTGVAVYQSGSTATDYWLYTPTGPVPATAPVVIFNHGWSALTPSYYEAWIIHLVRKGNIVIFPRWQSYVGDLNGSSFLPNAATAVRAALTRLETSGPVTPDRTQVAVFGHSIGGVLAADMAAAWATLSIPQPLACFSVEPGTVSSATGVTVANDVTISDFSQIAAATLLISLLGEDDLLVGDTLARQIYQESTTVPAANKNLLTVHSDSHGTPALTANHLFPLASVDGANVDALDYYALWKIGDALLDAAFRGTNREYALGDTDAQRYMGAWPDGTPVTDMTVQ, from the coding sequence ATGCGCGGAACCACGGCTCTTGGCATGGCGCTGCTGGCGATCGCTGTCGGGCTGATGCTCGGCGGCTGCGGCGGCGGGGGCGGGAGTACGGGGGGAGATGACGACGACGACGACGGCGACGGCTGGACGCAGCCCGCCACCGGCCCCGGCAGCGCCGTCTATGACCACACAGGCGTTGCTGTGTACCAGTCCGGCAGCACCGCGACCGACTACTGGCTCTACACACCCACCGGCCCCGTCCCCGCGACGGCGCCGGTCGTCATCTTCAACCACGGCTGGAGCGCCCTGACGCCCTCGTACTACGAGGCGTGGATCATCCATCTCGTCCGCAAGGGCAACATCGTCATCTTCCCCCGCTGGCAGTCGTATGTCGGCGACCTGAACGGCTCATCGTTCCTGCCCAACGCCGCCACAGCCGTCCGCGCGGCGCTCACGCGGCTGGAGACCAGCGGCCCCGTCACGCCCGACCGCACGCAGGTCGCCGTGTTCGGCCACTCCATCGGGGGCGTGCTCGCGGCGGACATGGCGGCCGCCTGGGCCACGCTCTCGATCCCCCAACCGCTGGCCTGCTTCTCCGTCGAGCCCGGGACGGTCAGTTCGGCCACCGGCGTGACGGTCGCCAATGATGTGACCATCTCCGACTTCTCGCAGATCGCCGCCGCGACACTCCTGATCTCCCTGCTGGGCGAAGATGACCTCCTCGTCGGCGACACGCTGGCCCGGCAGATATACCAAGAAAGCACCACGGTCCCGGCGGCCAACAAGAACCTCCTGACCGTGCACTCCGACAGCCACGGCACTCCGGCCCTGACGGCCAACCACCTCTTCCCGTTGGCCTCCGTGGACGGCGCCAACGTGGACGCGCTGGACTACTATGCGCTGTGGAAGATCGGCGACGCCCTGCTGGACGCCGCCTTCCGGGGGACGAACCGGGAGTATGCCCTCGGCGACACCGACGCACAGCGCTACATGGGCGCCTGGCCGGACGGGACACCCGTCACCGACATGACGGTGCAGTAG